A single region of the Gorilla gorilla gorilla isolate KB3781 chromosome 1, NHGRI_mGorGor1-v2.1_pri, whole genome shotgun sequence genome encodes:
- the RAB25 gene encoding ras-related protein Rab-25, which translates to MGNGTEEDYNFVFKVVLIGESGVGKTNLLSRFTRNEFSHDSRTTIGVEFSTRTVMLGTAAVKAQIWDTAGLERYRAITSAYYRGAVGALLVFDLTKHQTYAVVERWLKELYDHAEATIVVMLVGNKSDLSQAREVPTEEARMFAENNGLLFLETSALDSTNVELAFETVLKEIFAKVSKQRQNSIRTNAITLGSAQAGQEPGPGEKRACCISL; encoded by the exons ATGGGGAATGGAACTGAGGAAGATTATAACTTTGTCTTCAAGG TGGTGCTGATCGGCGAATCAGGTGTGGGGAAGACCAATCTACTCTCCCGATTCACGCGCAATGAGTTCAGCCACGACAGCCGCACCACCATCGGGGTTGAGTTCTCCACCCGCACTGTGATGTTGGGCACCGCTGCTGTCAAGGCTCAGATCTGGGACACAGCTGGCCTGGAGCGGTACCGAGCCATCACCTCGGC GTACTATCGTGGTGCAGTGGGGGCCCTCCTGGTGTTTGACCTAACCAAGCACCAGACCTATGCTGTGGTGGAGCGATGGCTGAAGGAGCTCTATGACCATGCTGAAGCCACGATCGTCGTCATGCTCGTGGGTAACAAAAGTGACCTCAGCCAGGCCCGGGAAGTGCCCACTGAGGAGGCCCGAATGTTCGCTG AAAACAATGGACTGCTCTTCCTGGAGACCTCAGCCCTGGACTCTACCAATGTTGAGCTAGCCTTTGAGACTGTCCTGAAAG AAATCTTTGCGAAGGTGTCCAAGCAGAGACAGAACAGCATCCGGACCAATGCCATCACTCTGGGCAGTGCCCAGGCTGGGCAGGAGCCTGGCCCTGGGGAGAAGAGGGCCTGTTGCATCAGCCTCTGA